Below is a window of Pleurodeles waltl isolate 20211129_DDA chromosome 4_1, aPleWal1.hap1.20221129, whole genome shotgun sequence DNA.
aaaatgccaactttctataagtgtcTTTTTCAAAGTTGGAACTTAAAATCTGACTCTACAGTTAAGGAGGATTtttattacaatttctcagacatcaAACACAAAagtttacctgttcccaatcaaatgttagcacttgctaaatgtaataaggcaacccaatgttatcctatgagagacataggcctcacagtagtgaaaaatgtatttgggaggttttcactaccaagacatgcaaaATGTAAGAGTAAATGTCTGACATTTTAATTGCAATGCTCCCTTTCCCTATGAACTACCaatgccctaccttaggggtgactaatatgcaaTAAAAAGGCTTTGCAAggaggttatattgccaagtcaaattggcagtttgaaactgcatacagactgcaatggtaggcctggggctTGTTtagggggctacttacgtgggtaggACAATAAGGGCtgctggctcactagcagcatttaattaacaggctctAGGTAAATGATGTACTGCTTTACTTGGGATTTatacgtaaatcaaatatgccaatctggtgTAAGACAATGTAGCATGTgtttgggagagagcacaagcactttagcactagttagcagtggtacagtgcacagagttcgaaacaaaaacgaattcagcaaaatagAAAGGCTAAGGCAGAAAGTTTGAGGAAAGACCAACCTAAAGCTGACAGGGCTAACATTCAGGATGACTGTTGAGTTTCTTATGCCATGTCACCTTACTTCAGTTTCTAGTTCTCCACTGGATTTTGATGGCCATTTTGGGCTTGAcctggaagaagacttacctccagggtTGCCCCATACACCAAGAACTTCTTTCACCTCTTTCAGTGGCCTGACCTGGTATGACTGTTTCAGTGAGCCTTAAGAAATTCGGTGATTGAGTGAAAGGCTTTGCATTTCAGAAGGGTTACGGTCGCTAAGTTATGGCATATTGTAAAAGGAGAGCTCTCAAAGCTCAACGCTTATGTTTACTCATGGAATTTCACAAACACTCACGATACGGATGAAGGGCTAAATGATCCAACTTGGACTATGATCCATTATTTTAGGGTTTGACTTTTAAGTCAAGGGCAAAGGTGGGTTACTTTAGGGTTGCACTGTTATGACAATTAGTGAACTGTTACTATGTGATTGGTGATCTGTTAAGTGCTCACTGTGAGATCATTTTGTAAAATTATCTTGTTTTTGTATTATCAAGCAGTATTCAAGCCATAGGATGTTGCATCCTTTGGTTTTCAAGTACTCAAGGCATTGTCACATCATAGATCTATCAACAGTTAAAGTAAACATGATCTACAGCAAAGAGCCCTGTTTCTGAATGTATCCAGGTAGTGTTGCTAGCTGAGTTATTATTTTGGTGGTAGGATCAGCAGAAAAAGTCTTCACACAGCACAGTATTTCTGTTTCTAATCACATCAAGGTGTTTGCTCATGGTGACAGAAACATCCTGTTTAGCAGGCAAAGATGTTCCATTCATGTGTGCCAAAGAAGAGAAGGAGATGAAGGGAGCTTACTAGACAGACTTGTCTTAAATGTAAAGCAATTTCTCTAAATTATCCCACTTGACTCTTTAACCATACATCATCAGATCATTCTTTGTGGCTAATACTTTTGTAGTTGAGCTTATGATATTTTATTAGTGAATTTTTCAGAATCACTTATGGTCTGACTTAAATGTGGTGAAATGATCATGAGgaggtatgtgttttttttccagtggaCTGACCAACAGTGTAATATTATTTCGCAAAGAAGGATGAGGAGATCAAAGGATTTGCACTTGATATGGCAATTGTCaagcaaaaataaacatttaaaaaagagttCAAGAAACTTGAAACACCTCAATTAACTAGATTAGTGTAGCTTTCTTGATCACTCTGCACATAACATCAGTGAAAGGTACAAACCACTTGCATGTCATATTTCCAGGAAGTGGTCTAAAGACAAGAAACTTGACCAAGATCAAGAACAGGAATTGGAGATGAAGTAGTCATAAATATGATAATTCAAGAAGAAGGCTTCATGTGCAGGTCAAGATTTCAGAAAGGAGGAATGGGCAAACATTAGCAAGCATTTTGGTGAACTTTAAGGACATTATATGTTACGAAGTACTCTTCTCAAAGCATCTTTCACCTCCTTGTTTCTCAGGGTGTAAATCAGAGGATTCATCATGGGAATGACCACTGTGTACAATACTGAAGCCACTCTGTCCTCCTCCTGGGAGTAGCTAGAGGTGGGCCTGAGATACATGAAAAGGATTGTCCCATAGAAAAGGATAACACACGTAAAGTGGGAGGAGCATGTGGAGAAGCCCGTGTGCCATCCGTCAGAGGATGGGGTTGCCAGGATCCTTTGGAGAATGGATACATAAGAGGCTATGATCCCGGACACAGCACTCATGGTTATGAAGTCAGCACTGATGAAGAGCACTAGCTTGCTTGGGAAGGTGTCTGAAGAGGCAAGATCTAAAAGAGGTAGGAAATCGCAGTAGAAATGATTAATTACATTAGACCCACAATATGTGAGGCagaaagtaccaacaacattcaAAGCAGAGTTTACCAACGCACACAGGAAGGCCCCAATGACCAACTGTAGACAGTGTCTCGGGGTCATGACCATGTTGTACTGTAAGGGGTGGCAAATAGCCATGTAGCGGTCATATGCCATTACCGTGAGGAGCATACATTCTGTTAACCCAAAATATGCAAAAGCAAAGAGTTGTACAGCACATGCATGAAAAAGAATGGTATTCCTTTCAGCAAGAAAGTTCACCAGCATCTTTGGAGTGATGACTGAGGAGTAACAGAGGTCCACTAGAGACAGGTTGCATAGAAAAAAGTACATAGGTGTCTGGAGATGAGGGCTGATCCAGATTAGAAGTACAATGCTGACATTACTCAGAACAGTCACAGTATACATGGCAATGAACACCAGGAATAGGATACCCTTTAGGTTtgggagatctgtgattccagaaagGAGGAACTCAGTGACTTTGGAACAGTTTCTCTCCATCTATGTCCTATGAAAATAAATAGAAAAGATGTTACCCTTATTTTTTTGCCAAACATTAAGTCAATACTCAAGACAACTTAAATAAAAATGATTTCACTATAGAACTGGCATCATATTGTCGAAAGCAACAGTTACATCCACATGACTTGGACCTTTTTTGTGCTGATTAGTCTGAGCTTAAACCAAGAGAAGCCATTACCGACCCTTCCTAAACTGTTCAGtttattgtgcaaattcataattattCCTTGCATTAGCCCTGAACATTCCAGTAACTCCATTAGCtaacacaaacaaaatacacaataGTTGTAAAACAAGAGGAAGCAGAGGCTGCCTTGGAGCACATGTGAGAAATACCCAACCTGAATGGACTCATGTTGATCTTCAGAAGCTGGTTAAAGGTTTTTTTACTACATGTGCCTCAAATATGTGAATTAAGTTTTCATCGTGCATGCTTCCAAGATCTAAGTGGCACTGTGATCTCAGTGAATCCAAGTGCAAGAAATTTGACAGATGAATATGTGTCTTATGGACTAAGctcttttattaaaataaaaatctaTACTGGTCCTTTAGTCTGACTAAGTTGCTAATAAAGTAAGCACTGTCAAGTACTGGACTCAGTGAagctctttcttttttctctcttgatTACCCGATGAAATGATGACTTCTTCTAGCAGACATAGAGCCATCGTACACAATATTATACACATGAAATATTTCAAGTGTCTCCCTAGGAGTG
It encodes the following:
- the LOC138286999 gene encoding olfactory receptor 8U3-like; protein product: MERNCSKVTEFLLSGITDLPNLKGILFLVFIAMYTVTVLSNVSIVLLIWISPHLQTPMYFFLCNLSLVDLCYSSVITPKMLVNFLAERNTILFHACAVQLFAFAYFGLTECMLLTVMAYDRYMAICHPLQYNMVMTPRHCLQLVIGAFLCALVNSALNVVGTFCLTYCGSNVINHFYCDFLPLLDLASSDTFPSKLVLFISADFITMSAVSGIIASYVSILQRILATPSSDGWHTGFSTCSSHFTCVILFYGTILFMYLRPTSSYSQEEDRVASVLYTVVIPMMNPLIYTLRNKEVKDALRRVLRNI